A DNA window from Vigna unguiculata cultivar IT97K-499-35 chromosome 10, ASM411807v1, whole genome shotgun sequence contains the following coding sequences:
- the LOC114165448 gene encoding LOW QUALITY PROTEIN: probable protein phosphatase 2C 34 (The sequence of the model RefSeq protein was modified relative to this genomic sequence to represent the inferred CDS: substituted 2 bases at 2 genomic stop codons) — MGGCCCSQVSVHEVECEHGGERIMLRGSSEFISMYSKKGSKGVNQDALTVWKDFSGKKDMIFCGVFDGHGPLGHKFSNSIRDKLPLKLSASIKQSQQKAIKDNDTNETDVISHSNVYAEDNQNMSFSSWEGSFMRCFSEMDEDLAKNIDTKGFRGGSTAVTVIKQEDELIIGNLGDSRAVLCRRADDNNLVPVQLTVDLTPDIPSEALRIFNCGGRIFSTKQDPSVNRIWRSNGDRPGLAMARAFGNFCLKDYGLISVPDLSYRKLTKQDEFVVLASDGVWDVLTNSEVINIVASAPKRSMAAKLLVNHAVQAWRRTCVLTVDDCTAICLFLKDXTVLIQSXSDGLRSPGFGCNVAYPCYAANRRRRNSGADDIAEAIHRMVDAMQTPVTAQLRTAIAPVRVPTVEDFLHHKPAEFNGKASSDEADAWLRKCEKIFKVMNCPDEQKLLFATYLLNDDVEYWWTGMQQQMQTRDEQVELTSFRTQFLEKYFPDTARQDREAKFLALQ, encoded by the exons ATGGGAGGGTGTTGCTGCAGCCAGGTTTCAGTACATGAGGTGGAATGTGAACATGGTGGGGAGCGTATCATGTTAAGAGGGTCCTCTGAGTTTATATCAATGTACAGTAAAAAGGGTTCAAAAGGAGTTAACCAAGATGCATTGACTGTGTGGAAG GACTTCAGTGGAAAGAAGGACATGATCTTTTGTGGGGTGTTTGATGGTCATGGTCCTCTGGGACACAAGTTTTCAAATTCTATACGTGACAAATTACCCTTAAAACTCTCAGCATCAATCAAGCAGTCACAACAAAAGGCCATCAAAGACAATGATACTAATGAAACAGACGTAATTAGTCATAGTAATGTCTATGCTGAGGATAACCAAAACATGTCCTTTTCTTCATGGGAGGGAAGCTTCATGAGATGCTTCAGTGAAATGGATGAAGACCTTGCAAAAAACATAGACACTAAAGGATTTCGTGGCGGTAGCACTGCTGTAACTGTTATCAAACAG GAAGACGAATTAATAATTGGAAACTTGGGGGATTCTCGTGCAGTTCTTTGCAGAAGAGCAGATGACAACAATCTTGTTCCTGTTCAACTTACTGTTGACTTGACCCCAGATATTCCAA GTGAAGCTTTAAGAATATTTAATTGTGGAGGTagaattttttctacaaaacaAGATCCAAGTGTAAATAGAATATGGAGGTCAAACGGGGATCGTCCTGGTCTAGCTATGGCAAGAGCCTTCGGAAATTTCTGCCTAAAAGATTATGGTCTCATATCAGTCCCGGATCTATCATACAGAAAACTTACCAAGCAGGATGAGTTTGTGGTTTTGGCCTCTGATGGG GTATGGGATGTGCTAACTAACAGTGAAGTAATAAACATAGTTGCTTCAGCACCGAAAAGGTCCATGGCAGCCAAATTGTTAGTGAACCACGCAGTTCAAGCTTGGAGACGCACGTGTGTTTTGACGGTTGATGATTGCACAGCTATATGCCTTTTCTTGAAGGATTAGACTGTTCTGATTCAATCCTGATCCGAT GGTCTTAGATCCCCTGGTTTTGG TTGTAATGTGGCGTATCCATGCTATGCTGCtaacaggaggaggaggaataGTGGTGCTGATGACATCGCGGAGGCCATTCATCGGATGGTGGATGCAATGCAAACACCGGTGACAGCGCAGCTTAGGACAGCCATTGCACCTGTCAGAGTGCCAACTGTGGAGGACTTCTTGCACCACAAACCAGCGGAGTTCAATGGCAAGGCCTCTTCGGATGAAGCGGATGCTTGGCTCCGCAAGTGTGAGAAGATTTTTAAAGTGATGAATTGCCCTGATGAGCAGAAGTTACTTTTCGCCACTTATCTGCTGAACGACGACGTGGAGTATTGGTGGACGGGaatgcaacaacagatgcagACCCGAGATGAACAGGTGGAGTTGACTAGCTTCAGGACGCAGTTCCTGGAGAAATATTTCCCCGACACAGCCAGACAGGACCGGGAGGCAAAGTTCCTCGCACTACAGTAG
- the LOC114165447 gene encoding uncharacterized G-patch domain protein DDB_G0278987-like: protein MSMVALFGKLREYELEFGRLNEEEDQRRKKNIAFKSEIVKSKSLKEDDDSDDKNMSLMIKKFTKFMKSNGKGHHKRYKNENQNFVSKFNCYGCGETSHVKTDCPNAKKGKEKNDKKVFKKKKSEDNDSSSSSSSSSSSSSSSESDEEANLCLIAEHDSSDSEVSSCSNDNDYDSLYDAFQQLLHKSSKLDAAHKKLKYDFKELQSKFENLS, encoded by the coding sequence ATGTCCATGGTGGCTCTTTTTGGTAAATTGAGAGAGTATGAACTTGAATTTGGGCgtttaaatgaagaagaggaccaaagaaggaaaaagaacaTAGCTTTCAAATCTGAGATTGTAAAAAGCAAAAGCctcaaagaagatgatgacTCTGATGATAAGAATATGAGTCTAAtgataaagaagttcacaaagttTATGAAGAGCAATGGCAAAGGTCATCACAAAAGGTATAAAAACGAAAACCAAAACTTTGTTTCAAAATTCAATTGCTATGGATGTGGTGAAACAAGTCACGTAAAAACGGATTGCCCAAATGCTAAAAAGGGTAAAGAGAAGAACGACAAAAaggttttcaagaaaaagaaatcggAGGATAACgattcaagttcttcttcaagttcttcttcaagCTCATCCAGCTCTAGTGAATCTGAtgaggaagcaaatctatgtttgattgCTGAACATGACTCttctgacagtgaggtaagTTCTTGTAGTAATGACAATGATTATGATTCTTTGTATGATGCATTTCAACAACTACTTCATAAATCTAGTAAGTTAGATGCTGctcacaagaaattaaaatatgattttaaggaGTTACAAAGTAAGTTTGAAAAtctctcttga